The following are encoded in a window of Telmatobacter sp. DSM 110680 genomic DNA:
- the hmgA gene encoding homogentisate 1,2-dioxygenase has translation MPDEILYQSGFGNEFATEAIAGGLPQGQNAPQKHPLGLYTEQFSGTPFTAPRATNRRTWTYRIRPSVTHRPYEEIPTKLIRSGPFLEVPTSPNQLRWDPLPVPKEKTDFVDGIVTLGGNGDPAMQLGVAIHIYAANASMEDRFFYTADGELLIVPQLGALRFHTELGILEAVPGEICVIPRGVKFRVVLKEKQARGYICENYSLPFRLPELGAIGANGLANPRDFKAPVAAFEDRDGDFRITSKFLGRLWSAVIDHSPLDVVAWHGNYAPYKYDLALFNCINTVSFDHPDPSIYTVLSAPSNVPGTANCDFAIFPPRWMVAEHTFRPPWFHRNLMNEFMGLVIGAYDAKAEGFVPGGASLHNCMAGHGPDAETFERATAADLKPHYLANTLAFMFETQLVVRPTEFAMNARILQHEYFECWQGLKKHFKQTAQAKSKKK, from the coding sequence ATGCCCGATGAGATCCTGTACCAGTCCGGCTTTGGAAACGAATTTGCCACGGAAGCAATCGCCGGCGGATTGCCGCAGGGCCAGAACGCGCCGCAGAAGCATCCTCTCGGGCTTTACACCGAGCAGTTCAGCGGAACTCCGTTCACCGCACCGCGAGCGACGAACAGGCGCACCTGGACTTACCGGATTCGTCCTTCCGTAACGCATCGTCCTTACGAAGAGATTCCCACCAAGCTGATTCGCAGTGGGCCATTTCTTGAGGTTCCAACGTCGCCAAATCAGCTTCGCTGGGATCCGTTGCCGGTTCCGAAGGAGAAGACAGACTTTGTAGACGGCATTGTGACGCTGGGCGGCAACGGCGATCCAGCCATGCAACTTGGGGTGGCAATTCATATTTACGCCGCTAATGCCTCAATGGAAGACCGCTTCTTCTACACCGCCGACGGGGAGCTTCTGATCGTTCCGCAACTGGGAGCGCTGCGTTTTCACACGGAACTTGGAATTCTTGAAGCAGTGCCCGGCGAGATTTGCGTGATTCCGCGCGGCGTGAAGTTCCGCGTGGTTCTGAAAGAGAAGCAGGCTCGCGGATACATCTGCGAGAACTACAGCCTGCCTTTTCGACTGCCCGAGCTCGGAGCGATTGGAGCCAACGGCCTGGCTAATCCCCGTGACTTCAAAGCGCCGGTTGCCGCCTTTGAAGATCGCGATGGAGACTTTCGAATCACCTCGAAATTTCTGGGCCGTCTCTGGTCTGCGGTTATCGATCACTCTCCGCTCGACGTCGTGGCATGGCACGGTAACTACGCGCCTTATAAGTATGATCTTGCCCTGTTCAACTGCATCAATACGGTTTCCTTCGACCATCCCGATCCCTCAATTTATACGGTGCTTAGTGCGCCATCCAACGTTCCCGGCACTGCCAATTGCGACTTCGCGATCTTCCCGCCGCGATGGATGGTTGCGGAGCATACGTTCAGGCCGCCATGGTTCCACCGCAACCTGATGAATGAATTCATGGGCCTGGTCATCGGCGCCTACGATGCGAAGGCCGAAGGCTTCGTGCCCGGCGGGGCAAGCCTGCATAACTGCATGGCGGGGCATGGGCCAGACGCCGAAACGTTCGAAAGAGCCACTGCGGCGGATTTAAAGCCACACTATCTCGCCAACACTCTCGCGTTCATGTTTGAAACACAGTTGGTTGTCCGTCCTACTGAATTCGCGATGAATGCTCGTATCCTGCAGCACGAGTATTTCGAATGCTGGCAAGGATTGAAGAAACACTTCAAGCAGACTGCGCAGGCTAAGTCGAAAAAGAAATGA
- the fahA gene encoding fumarylacetoacetase gives MSSWVESANQADCDFPLENLPYGVFRHGEHTAIGVAIGDQVLDLRACAQELLAEIRQDTLAACSQESLNALMGLGPSAWSMIRSRVMALLDKDCADLDTQARVKPLLIPMNDVEMQIPAHIGDYTDFYASIHHATRVGKLFRPDNPLLPNYKYVPIGYHGRASSIVVSGHDIRRPSGQTKPASVAEPVFGPSHSLDYELEVGIFVGPGNTLGQSIPIDQAEQHIFGLCLVNDWSARDIQSWEYQPLGPFLAKNFATTISPWIIPMEALAPYRVSLPARPVGDPAPLPYLVNDDLIHAGIDITLAVYLQSERMCHNGIAPVRVSKGNLRDLYWSPAQLLAHHASGGCNLRPGDLLATGTISGPEEGSEGCMLEMKHRRELLRLPTGETRMFLEDGDQVTFRGYCERPSLPRIGFGECTGRIIPSSVANQFQR, from the coding sequence ATGAGCAGCTGGGTTGAGAGCGCCAATCAGGCGGATTGCGATTTTCCTCTGGAGAATCTGCCCTATGGCGTGTTTCGTCACGGGGAGCACACAGCCATCGGTGTCGCTATTGGCGATCAGGTTCTCGATCTACGTGCCTGCGCACAAGAACTTTTAGCGGAAATTCGGCAGGACACTCTCGCGGCGTGCTCGCAAGAATCTCTGAACGCCCTGATGGGTCTTGGGCCATCCGCATGGTCAATGATCCGCTCACGGGTGATGGCACTCCTTGATAAAGATTGTGCCGATCTCGACACGCAAGCGCGGGTGAAGCCGCTTCTGATCCCAATGAATGATGTTGAGATGCAAATCCCTGCGCACATCGGAGACTACACCGATTTTTACGCTTCCATCCATCATGCGACGAGAGTCGGAAAGCTGTTCCGTCCAGACAACCCATTACTCCCAAACTACAAGTATGTCCCGATCGGCTACCACGGACGTGCGTCATCTATCGTTGTGAGTGGCCACGACATTCGCAGGCCCAGCGGCCAAACCAAACCAGCTTCCGTTGCCGAACCTGTCTTTGGGCCATCGCATTCTCTCGACTACGAACTCGAAGTCGGCATATTTGTCGGTCCTGGCAATACGCTCGGGCAATCCATTCCGATTGACCAAGCCGAGCAGCACATCTTCGGCCTCTGCCTCGTCAATGACTGGTCTGCACGCGATATTCAATCATGGGAATATCAACCTCTTGGACCGTTTCTGGCGAAAAACTTCGCGACGACTATCTCGCCTTGGATCATTCCCATGGAGGCACTCGCGCCTTATCGCGTTTCGTTGCCGGCTCGGCCTGTCGGCGATCCGGCACCGCTTCCTTATTTGGTAAACGATGATCTCATCCACGCAGGCATTGACATAACCCTCGCGGTTTACCTGCAGTCTGAACGGATGTGTCACAACGGGATTGCACCGGTGCGGGTCAGCAAGGGCAATCTTCGGGATCTTTACTGGAGTCCCGCACAGCTGCTTGCGCACCACGCAAGCGGCGGCTGCAATCTGCGCCCGGGCGACTTACTCGCCACCGGCACGATTTCCGGTCCGGAAGAAGGCTCTGAAGGATGCATGCTCGAGATGAAGCATAGACGCGAGTTGCTTCGGCTGCCTACGGGCGAGACGCGCATGTTCCTCGAAGATGGCGACCAGGTCACGTTTCGAGGGTATTGTGAGAGGCCAAGCTTGCCCCGGATCGGCTTCGGAGAGTGTACAGGACGGATCATTCCTTCCAGCGTGGCAAACCAGTTCCAGCGTTGA
- the trpC gene encoding indole-3-glycerol phosphate synthase TrpC: protein MSTRLDRIIATTRASVAAAKERVSASELNRMAALHQPRGWVAALRQRSLSEPAMIAEIKKASPSKGLIRADFDVSWLAQSYERGGAAALSILTDEPFFQGSLRNLELGSRAVSLPCLRKDFTVDEYQIIEARAHCADAILLIVAALTGDELKRFAAAAHEHSLDVLVEVHTADELGRVLDAIGDGADAIGVNNRDLKTFEVCMETSLGLAGRIPASFVRVAESGISTSEDIDRLRAAGFDAFLIGESLMRQADPGLALAALLAGTRVAR, encoded by the coding sequence ATGTCTACTCGACTGGACAGGATTATTGCCACTACGCGAGCGAGTGTCGCTGCGGCGAAGGAGCGCGTCTCGGCGTCCGAGCTGAATCGGATGGCCGCGTTGCATCAGCCTCGCGGCTGGGTCGCCGCGCTCCGTCAACGATCCTTGTCTGAGCCGGCAATGATTGCCGAGATCAAGAAGGCCTCTCCATCCAAAGGCTTGATTCGTGCAGACTTCGACGTTTCCTGGTTGGCGCAAAGCTATGAGAGAGGCGGGGCGGCTGCGCTCTCAATTCTGACCGATGAGCCCTTCTTCCAGGGAAGCCTGCGCAACCTTGAACTCGGCTCTCGCGCGGTGAGTCTGCCCTGCTTGCGCAAGGATTTTACGGTCGACGAATATCAAATCATTGAAGCTCGCGCGCATTGTGCAGATGCGATTCTGCTGATCGTGGCCGCGCTCACCGGTGACGAACTGAAGCGATTCGCAGCGGCGGCGCACGAGCATTCTCTCGATGTGCTGGTGGAAGTTCACACCGCGGACGAGCTCGGACGGGTGCTCGATGCGATTGGCGATGGTGCGGACGCCATCGGCGTTAACAATCGCGACTTGAAGACTTTTGAAGTTTGCATGGAAACGTCTTTAGGACTCGCAGGCCGGATTCCCGCGTCCTTCGTTCGTGTGGCCGAGAGCGGAATCTCGACCTCGGAAGACATAGACCGGCTGCGTGCGGCCGGGTTTGATGCTTTTCTTATTGGGGAGAGCCTGATGCGGCAGGCCGATCCGGGGCTGGCCCTTGCCGCTCTGCTTGCGGGCACTAGAGTCGCGCGATGA
- a CDS encoding phosphoribosylanthranilate isomerase translates to MSLWIKICGNTSVEDALLSAEAGADAVGFVFAQSPRRVTAETVASIAGRLPKSVEKIGIFVDATFEQIATTVRESGLTGVQLHIDSTPDMAKRLREEFGPALRILRVLHYADGIGEVAVHISRDTNIDALLLDSRTAEAVGGTGLTFDWKSAGKSLSRNPEVSHRLVVAGGLKPANVADAISTLRPWGVDVVSGVEVSPGRKDAGKVRDFIAIARSASARLA, encoded by the coding sequence ATGAGTCTCTGGATCAAGATTTGCGGAAACACGTCGGTCGAGGATGCTCTGCTGTCTGCCGAGGCTGGAGCCGATGCGGTCGGCTTTGTCTTTGCGCAGAGTCCGCGGCGAGTGACGGCAGAGACGGTGGCAAGCATCGCTGGTCGATTACCGAAGTCGGTTGAAAAGATCGGCATCTTTGTTGATGCAACGTTCGAACAGATTGCAACTACGGTGCGCGAGAGCGGACTGACGGGTGTTCAGCTGCACATCGACTCAACCCCGGACATGGCGAAGAGGCTGCGCGAGGAGTTTGGCCCTGCGCTGCGCATTCTGCGTGTTCTACATTATGCAGACGGTATCGGGGAGGTGGCAGTGCACATTTCCAGGGACACCAATATTGATGCCCTCCTCCTTGACTCGCGAACGGCGGAGGCTGTGGGCGGCACCGGGCTTACTTTTGACTGGAAGTCAGCCGGAAAGAGCCTCTCTAGAAATCCGGAAGTGTCTCATCGGCTTGTGGTTGCCGGCGGATTAAAGCCGGCGAATGTGGCCGACGCGATCTCGACTCTTCGTCCATGGGGAGTCGACGTGGTATCAGGAGTTGAAGTGTCACCGGGTCGCAAGGATGCTGGAAAAGTCCGAGACTTCATTGCGATCGCGCGCTCTGCCAGTGCCAGACTGGCATGA
- the trpB gene encoding tryptophan synthase subunit beta has translation MSSVVLPASPSESRPGRFGAYGGRYVPETLMAALLELEHEYELAKADAAFQAELADLLKDFAGRPTPLYFAKRLTYELGGAKIYLKREDLLHTGAHKINNALGQGLLARRMGKKRIIAETGAGQHGVATATVCALLGMECVVYMGDVDMERQELNVLRMRLLGAEVRGVSSGSKTLKDAISEAMRDWVTNVRTTHYLLGSALGAHPYPTMVRDFHRCISIEMKQQILEREGRLPTAVIACVGGGSNAIGAFYEFIPDRQVRLIGVEAGGRGTELGEHAARFRGGVPGVLQGTFSYVLQDENGQIANTHSVSAGLDYASIGPEHAALHDSGRAEYVSQDDAATLDALVKLARTEGILPALESAHAVAECLRMAPTLSPRDILVVNLSGRGDKDMGIIARELKLGEPNAT, from the coding sequence ATGTCATCAGTCGTTCTTCCAGCGAGCCCTTCGGAATCGCGTCCCGGACGCTTTGGCGCTTACGGCGGACGTTATGTTCCGGAGACGCTGATGGCGGCCCTTCTCGAACTGGAACACGAGTACGAGCTAGCTAAGGCCGATGCAGCTTTCCAAGCAGAGTTGGCCGATCTGCTGAAAGACTTTGCTGGCCGTCCGACTCCGCTCTACTTTGCCAAGCGGCTCACGTATGAACTAGGCGGCGCCAAAATCTACCTGAAGCGTGAAGACCTGCTTCACACGGGTGCACACAAGATCAACAACGCGCTCGGCCAGGGACTGCTCGCGAGGCGCATGGGCAAGAAACGGATCATCGCCGAAACCGGCGCCGGACAACACGGGGTTGCTACCGCGACGGTGTGCGCGCTTCTCGGGATGGAATGCGTCGTCTACATGGGCGACGTAGACATGGAGCGCCAGGAGCTGAACGTCCTGCGTATGCGGTTGCTCGGGGCTGAAGTGCGCGGCGTCTCCTCCGGCTCAAAGACACTGAAGGACGCTATCAGCGAGGCGATGCGCGATTGGGTCACCAATGTCCGTACGACTCACTATCTGCTGGGCAGCGCACTAGGCGCGCATCCTTACCCGACGATGGTCCGCGATTTTCATCGTTGTATCAGCATTGAAATGAAGCAGCAGATTCTGGAGAGGGAAGGCCGTCTGCCTACCGCTGTGATCGCCTGTGTCGGCGGCGGCTCGAATGCCATCGGCGCATTCTATGAATTCATTCCTGATCGCCAAGTTCGGCTGATTGGGGTTGAGGCGGGTGGACGCGGCACCGAACTGGGCGAGCATGCAGCGCGTTTTCGCGGAGGAGTTCCAGGCGTTCTGCAAGGCACATTTTCCTACGTGCTGCAGGATGAAAACGGCCAGATCGCGAATACGCACTCGGTATCGGCAGGTCTCGACTATGCGTCCATCGGTCCCGAGCACGCGGCGTTGCACGATTCAGGACGCGCAGAGTACGTTTCGCAGGATGATGCAGCCACGCTTGACGCATTAGTGAAATTGGCTCGGACAGAAGGCATTCTGCCGGCGCTCGAAAGCGCGCATGCGGTCGCGGAGTGCCTGCGAATGGCTCCGACACTTTCTCCGCGTGACATACTGGTTGTAAATCTCTCGGGACGCGGCGATAAGGATATGGGCATCATTGCCCGCGAACTCAAGCTCGGGGAGCCTAACGCAACATAA
- the trpA gene encoding tryptophan synthase subunit alpha has translation MALAFNHKPGLVVYLTAGDPSVEATLAIALEAIDAGADVIELGVPFSDPLADGPVIQRASERAVARGTRMRDVLKIASEIRKARPNAGLVIFTYLNPILRYGCTRFVDDAKAGGADGVLIIDMIVEEADEYLAEMDRAGLAPIFLAAPTSPDERLKNIAAHARGFIYAISRVGITGKQQSMTSDAAALATRVRRWSELPVAVGFGISSAEHVAQVAEFADAAVIGSAIVELIERSTPEAAPGAVARFIKGLRLPQAALAR, from the coding sequence ATGGCACTCGCTTTCAATCACAAACCGGGCCTGGTCGTATATCTGACGGCCGGCGATCCCAGTGTCGAAGCCACGCTCGCGATTGCGCTGGAGGCCATCGACGCCGGTGCGGATGTGATTGAACTCGGGGTTCCTTTCAGTGATCCCTTGGCCGACGGTCCCGTGATCCAGCGTGCGAGCGAACGGGCCGTGGCCCGTGGCACCCGGATGCGCGATGTTCTCAAAATTGCGAGCGAAATTCGCAAAGCTCGACCGAACGCCGGCTTGGTTATCTTTACCTATCTGAACCCAATTCTCCGCTACGGATGCACGCGCTTTGTCGATGATGCAAAGGCTGGTGGCGCCGATGGGGTTCTAATCATCGACATGATTGTCGAGGAGGCGGACGAGTATCTTGCCGAGATGGATCGGGCGGGGCTGGCGCCAATTTTTCTGGCAGCGCCCACGAGTCCCGACGAACGGCTGAAGAATATCGCGGCTCACGCCAGGGGCTTCATCTATGCCATCTCGCGCGTCGGGATCACAGGCAAACAGCAGAGCATGACTTCGGATGCGGCAGCGCTGGCGACGCGGGTCCGGCGATGGTCCGAGCTGCCGGTGGCTGTGGGCTTTGGCATCTCCAGCGCGGAACATGTCGCGCAAGTGGCGGAGTTTGCGGATGCTGCGGTGATCGGCAGCGCGATTGTGGAGTTGATCGAGCGGTCTACTCCCGAAGCGGCACCCGGAGCCGTTGCACGATTTATCAAGGGTCTGCGCCTGCCCCAAGCGGCGCTGGCCCGGTAA
- a CDS encoding chorismate mutase — MTLEELRSQIDVLDRQLVELLSERARAALMIGHLKVATSLPVYEPAREKIIYANVRAANKGPLPDIELTHIYERIIDVMRALQRNELASERNALKGQGTGAPSTQQSVAGDTGSAPETGKDK, encoded by the coding sequence ATGACGCTGGAAGAATTGCGCAGCCAAATTGATGTTCTGGACCGCCAGCTAGTGGAATTGCTGAGCGAGCGGGCCCGTGCCGCTTTGATGATCGGTCATTTGAAAGTCGCGACCTCGCTGCCGGTATATGAGCCGGCACGCGAAAAGATCATCTATGCCAATGTGCGTGCCGCAAACAAAGGGCCGCTGCCCGACATCGAGTTGACGCATATCTACGAGCGCATCATCGACGTGATGCGGGCACTGCAAAGGAACGAGTTGGCTTCAGAGAGGAATGCCCTCAAGGGCCAAGGCACTGGCGCACCGTCAACCCAGCAATCCGTTGCTGGGGATACGGGATCTGCGCCCGAGACAGGGAAAGACAAATGA
- the aroF gene encoding 3-deoxy-7-phosphoheptulonate synthase: protein MIVAMQEMATEEQIDFVIEVMVEAGVGVHRTTGATQTILAGVGPTATIDLTKFENLPGVLRVHRISSPYKLAGRGFRPEGTVIEFANGVKLGGQQVVVMAGPCSIENEAQIFETAKRVKSAGASFLRGGAYKPRSSPYAFQGMGIPGLKLMYDAARAHDLLVVSEVMEIAQIEPMLPYVDCFQVGARNMQNFNLLRELGVARKPVLLKRGIAATIEELLLSSEYIMSGGNYDVILCERGIRTYETATRNTMDISAIPVVKKFSHLPIVGDPSHGTGHRDMVAPLARAAVAAGADGILVEVHPNADKSASDAAQTLYPDQFEKLMSELRLIAKAVGRTL, encoded by the coding sequence ATGATTGTTGCAATGCAGGAGATGGCCACCGAAGAGCAGATTGACTTCGTGATTGAGGTAATGGTGGAAGCCGGCGTCGGCGTTCATCGCACCACGGGCGCAACTCAAACTATTCTGGCGGGCGTCGGTCCTACGGCCACGATTGACCTGACCAAGTTTGAGAATCTGCCCGGCGTACTTCGCGTACATCGCATCAGCTCACCGTATAAATTGGCAGGACGAGGATTTCGGCCCGAAGGGACTGTCATTGAATTTGCCAACGGAGTGAAGCTTGGCGGCCAGCAAGTTGTCGTAATGGCCGGTCCCTGCTCCATTGAAAATGAAGCGCAGATCTTTGAGACAGCCAAGCGCGTAAAATCCGCCGGAGCCAGCTTTCTACGCGGCGGAGCATACAAGCCTCGCAGCTCGCCCTATGCTTTTCAAGGGATGGGCATTCCCGGACTGAAGCTGATGTACGATGCAGCACGCGCGCACGACCTTCTCGTTGTCAGCGAAGTTATGGAGATCGCGCAGATCGAACCGATGCTTCCCTATGTTGACTGCTTCCAGGTCGGTGCACGCAACATGCAGAACTTCAACCTGCTGCGTGAGCTCGGCGTGGCGCGCAAGCCGGTTCTTCTGAAACGCGGAATCGCCGCCACCATCGAAGAGTTACTCCTCTCAAGCGAATACATCATGTCGGGCGGCAACTACGATGTCATTCTATGCGAGCGCGGCATTCGCACTTATGAAACCGCAACCCGCAACACGATGGACATCTCTGCCATTCCGGTTGTGAAGAAGTTCTCGCATCTGCCAATCGTCGGCGATCCATCGCACGGTACCGGGCACCGCGACATGGTTGCACCATTAGCGCGAGCGGCCGTCGCGGCCGGAGCTGACGGGATTCTCGTCGAAGTCCATCCGAACGCCGATAAATCAGCGTCGGATGCGGCGCAAACGTTGTACCCGGATCAGTTCGAGAAATTGATGTCAGAACTGCGCTTGATTGCCAAGGCGGTTGGCCGCACGCTTTAA
- a CDS encoding prephenate dehydrogenase: protein MMERVAILGTGLLGTSVGLALRAAGFQGSIVGWNRSRGQAETALAMGAVDSLGTDAVATAKASQVVLLAVPIFATLDLMEQLAPVLGPGHLVTDVGSTKTQITEAADRLYNTSDRAGFLPGHPMAGKERGGAELSDANLFRGAVWLFTDFPAWQRSTESDVLARNWREWVIAMGARTLDLGPQRHDELVAWVSHLPQFTATALSALLEHEVGEAPELRDVGGRALREMTRLGASPFSMWRDIAHTNTEAIVAAIEALEQRLAHIRENLRTPELRDEFEKANRFRRE from the coding sequence ATGATGGAACGAGTCGCGATTCTAGGTACAGGCCTGCTGGGCACATCGGTAGGCCTTGCCCTGCGCGCGGCTGGGTTTCAGGGCTCAATCGTCGGATGGAATCGGAGCCGCGGCCAGGCAGAGACCGCGCTCGCGATGGGCGCCGTCGACTCCCTCGGTACAGATGCTGTCGCAACCGCGAAAGCAAGCCAGGTCGTGCTACTGGCGGTTCCCATTTTTGCCACGCTGGATCTGATGGAGCAACTGGCACCCGTGCTTGGTCCTGGACATCTTGTCACAGATGTCGGCAGTACCAAGACGCAGATCACCGAAGCTGCAGACCGCTTATACAACACGAGCGATCGCGCAGGTTTCCTTCCGGGCCATCCTATGGCGGGTAAGGAGCGCGGCGGTGCCGAGCTCAGCGATGCCAACCTGTTTCGCGGCGCGGTATGGCTGTTCACGGATTTTCCCGCATGGCAAAGATCCACTGAATCTGACGTCCTCGCGAGGAACTGGCGCGAGTGGGTTATCGCCATGGGCGCGCGAACTTTGGACCTCGGCCCTCAACGCCACGATGAGTTGGTAGCGTGGGTTAGTCATCTTCCGCAGTTCACCGCGACCGCTCTTAGCGCACTGCTTGAGCATGAGGTCGGTGAAGCTCCGGAATTGAGAGACGTAGGTGGCCGTGCACTGCGCGAAATGACACGGCTCGGTGCCAGTCCGTTTTCAATGTGGCGCGACATCGCTCATACGAATACTGAGGCTATTGTCGCCGCAATCGAAGCGCTTGAGCAGCGTTTGGCGCACATCCGTGAAAATTTGCGCACTCCCGAGCTACGCGACGAATTTGAAAAGGCGAACCGCTTTCGGCGCGAATAG
- a CDS encoding ABC transporter permease, giving the protein MRFLLRDLRFGVRTLTKTPLLTLAVLLTLAIGIGANSAVFTVANAVLLRPFPFPAPEQIVSITSRDAAKENGGTLLRYELVRDYNKSFQSVAVWTNDNLNLTGNGEPTEVPIARISPSMLPMLDVLPQLGRVFTQDEGTPAGRPVAILSNAIWRTRYHADPGIVGSVVTLDSIATTVVGVLPANARFPFMPKADIFTPRYFELSLMTPQRLRMGVGYLNMIARLRPATDIFEANNELTLLNQRYREQNPTAPDAAPSTQMKATSLRDEVVGDVRPKVLILSGAVVVVLLIACANVASLLLSRALARKREIATRAALGASRSVIVRQLLTESLLLALVAGTLGVGIGWAATRALAVWGASQIPEGFPLTLDGQVLLFSVAISFLTGIAFGIFPALQLARVDLNATLRSEGRTASISRSGSRGKALLVVIQIALSLVLLIAAGLLLRSFSLLLRVDPGFEAHNLLTMDVSLSTTKYAKPDQQIAFFNDVLQRISAQPGIRSAAISATLPLTFKRITPVLADGQPDVPLAQRPFVDIEAISPRWFETMRVPLRSGRTFASDDNAKAPPVVIVNETFARQYWPGQSAVGKRVVVGRRPEPALVVGVAADVKNQGLQKDSLAQLYLPFEQLPWSDMNLLVRTDVRPTDAVAAIRAQIAAVDGNQPVNEIQTAEELVDGSRAQPRFVMLLVGGFSATALLLAIVGVYGVLSYSVGQRRQEFGIRLALGANRANILQMVMRQGLFMVLGGITTGLCAALMLTRFLENVLYKTTSRDLTTFVLVPALFLLVAVFATYLPARRAMKVEPAETLR; this is encoded by the coding sequence ATGCGATTTCTCCTTCGCGATCTGCGCTTCGGCGTGCGCACGCTGACCAAGACTCCGCTGCTGACATTGGCTGTCTTGCTCACGCTCGCAATTGGAATAGGCGCCAATTCGGCAGTCTTTACAGTTGCAAATGCGGTACTGCTACGGCCCTTTCCTTTTCCCGCGCCTGAACAGATCGTCAGCATCACGTCAAGAGATGCCGCCAAGGAGAATGGCGGCACGCTTTTGCGCTACGAGTTGGTGCGCGATTACAACAAGTCGTTTCAGTCAGTGGCGGTGTGGACAAACGACAACTTGAATCTCACCGGAAACGGCGAGCCTACTGAGGTGCCAATTGCACGAATATCGCCAAGCATGTTGCCGATGCTCGATGTTCTACCGCAGCTGGGGCGTGTTTTTACGCAGGACGAGGGAACTCCGGCAGGACGGCCGGTCGCGATCCTCAGCAATGCAATCTGGAGAACGCGCTATCACGCCGACCCCGGTATCGTCGGATCCGTCGTTACGCTGGATTCGATTGCGACGACCGTGGTAGGTGTGCTGCCGGCGAACGCAAGATTCCCGTTCATGCCGAAGGCAGACATCTTCACCCCACGATACTTTGAACTTTCGCTGATGACTCCGCAGCGACTGCGGATGGGCGTCGGATATCTGAATATGATTGCGCGCCTCCGACCCGCAACTGACATTTTTGAAGCCAATAACGAATTGACATTACTCAATCAGCGCTACCGGGAACAAAACCCGACTGCTCCGGACGCTGCTCCCTCGACGCAGATGAAGGCAACGAGCCTGCGCGATGAGGTTGTCGGTGACGTGCGGCCCAAGGTGTTGATCCTGTCGGGCGCGGTAGTCGTAGTGCTACTGATTGCGTGCGCAAACGTCGCGAGTTTGTTGTTGTCACGTGCTCTGGCACGCAAGCGAGAAATCGCAACACGCGCCGCCCTCGGCGCGAGCCGGAGTGTCATTGTTCGCCAACTTCTTACCGAAAGCCTCCTGCTCGCCCTGGTCGCGGGCACTCTCGGCGTAGGGATCGGGTGGGCCGCCACTCGAGCTCTTGCAGTTTGGGGTGCATCCCAAATTCCCGAGGGTTTCCCGCTCACGCTTGATGGGCAAGTCCTCTTGTTCAGCGTCGCAATTTCGTTTCTCACAGGTATTGCATTTGGAATCTTTCCCGCATTGCAGCTTGCCCGCGTCGACTTGAACGCAACGCTTCGCTCCGAGGGACGGACCGCCTCGATCAGCCGTTCAGGATCGCGGGGAAAAGCGCTATTGGTCGTGATTCAAATCGCACTTTCATTGGTATTACTCATTGCGGCCGGACTTCTCTTGCGAAGCTTCAGCCTGTTATTGCGTGTTGATCCGGGCTTTGAAGCACATAACCTGCTGACGATGGATGTATCACTCTCGACCACAAAATACGCGAAGCCAGATCAACAGATTGCATTTTTCAACGACGTGCTACAACGCATATCTGCGCAACCCGGCATCCGTTCTGCAGCAATCTCCGCGACTCTGCCGCTAACGTTCAAGCGCATCACGCCCGTATTGGCGGATGGACAACCCGACGTACCGCTTGCTCAACGACCTTTCGTGGACATTGAAGCAATCAGCCCGCGCTGGTTCGAGACGATGCGCGTTCCGCTGCGGAGCGGGCGCACGTTTGCAAGCGACGATAATGCAAAGGCGCCTCCGGTGGTGATCGTGAATGAGACTTTTGCGCGTCAATACTGGCCCGGCCAGTCTGCAGTCGGCAAGAGGGTTGTGGTGGGACGAAGGCCCGAGCCCGCCCTTGTTGTTGGAGTTGCGGCAGACGTCAAGAATCAAGGCCTGCAGAAAGACTCGCTGGCGCAACTGTATCTGCCATTCGAGCAGTTACCGTGGAGCGACATGAACCTGCTGGTGAGGACTGATGTTCGTCCCACCGATGCTGTCGCGGCCATCCGAGCTCAGATTGCCGCTGTCGATGGCAATCAGCCAGTAAATGAGATACAGACTGCGGAAGAGTTGGTCGACGGCTCTCGCGCTCAGCCCCGGTTCGTAATGCTTCTTGTGGGCGGCTTTTCCGCAACGGCGCTGCTGCTTGCCATCGTTGGAGTTTACGGCGTATTGTCCTACTCTGTTGGCCAGCGCCGTCAAGAATTCGGCATTCGGCTTGCACTTGGCGCGAATCGAGCGAACATTCTACAGATGGTGATGAGGCAAGGACTCTTCATGGTGTTGGGCGGAATCACGACAGGATTGTGTGCGGCATTGATGCTGACCAGGTTTTTAGAGAACGTACTCTACAAAACCACCTCACGCGATCTAACCACTTTTGTCCTCGTGCCAGCCTTGTTTCTTTTGGTGGCAGTGTTTGCCACTTATCTTCCTGCCCGGCGCGCAATGAAAGTGGAGCCGGCGGAAACTCTCAGATGA